Proteins from a single region of Sphaerochaeta globosa str. Buddy:
- a CDS encoding beta-N-acetylhexosaminidase, which translates to MTEKLPLIPYPSGAIAMLNGTYMHPSSLVVALDPVFDTEHVLHYVKEYLGVEAEKGERSPNLTIAKAIDLKDEEAYRLELQPCGCRIEAQDLKGIFYAVQTLRQLFLAYPHAIPCCRIQDAPALHWRAFMLDVARSFCPVEEIRRIIDILASCKINVLHLHVSDDQGWRIALDCFPNLGEEESGRYSKQEIRDLVAYAQDRQIMVVPEIDMPGHFTAALAAYPKLSCTGGPFTVPKGEGIFPDILCVGKDEALAFVKTVITEIASLFPAPYIHLGGDEIPLDRWVACPDCQKRKKALLLSDEKALLRWFCNEMTMHAASLGKQVILYNDYLDQDYNKNIITQVWNPLLDASLSEHPAIMSDYFHTYLDMDHTLLPLQVVYRYGKQLQTEKDANLFGAELMLWTEYICTRAERDLHLFPRLIAGAESFWTHQGQHDYRRFVDIFGRYGEQFLPPETHITPRKQWNSCFIISVLQRYKRRRRVKRNSKKAGIALS; encoded by the coding sequence ATGACAGAAAAGCTCCCTCTCATTCCCTATCCTTCAGGTGCCATAGCAATGCTCAATGGTACATACATGCACCCCTCGTCCTTGGTTGTAGCGCTTGACCCTGTGTTTGACACCGAGCACGTACTGCACTACGTCAAGGAGTACCTTGGTGTTGAGGCAGAAAAGGGTGAGCGGTCACCCAACCTGACCATTGCAAAGGCAATAGACCTGAAAGATGAAGAAGCATATCGCTTGGAACTGCAACCTTGCGGATGCAGGATTGAAGCGCAGGATTTGAAAGGGATATTCTACGCAGTGCAGACACTGCGTCAGCTCTTTCTTGCCTATCCCCACGCCATTCCCTGTTGCCGTATCCAGGATGCTCCCGCCCTGCATTGGCGCGCTTTCATGCTGGATGTAGCCAGGTCCTTCTGTCCGGTTGAGGAGATTCGGAGGATCATCGACATCCTCGCTTCCTGTAAAATAAATGTACTGCACCTGCATGTCAGCGATGACCAAGGGTGGAGAATCGCACTGGATTGCTTTCCTAACCTAGGAGAAGAGGAATCGGGCAGGTATTCAAAGCAAGAGATCAGAGACCTGGTAGCGTATGCACAAGACAGGCAGATTATGGTCGTCCCCGAGATCGACATGCCCGGACACTTCACCGCCGCTCTTGCTGCCTATCCCAAGCTCAGCTGCACGGGAGGACCGTTCACCGTTCCCAAGGGAGAAGGCATTTTCCCAGACATTCTGTGTGTGGGAAAGGACGAAGCCCTTGCTTTCGTGAAAACTGTCATTACTGAGATAGCCTCCCTCTTCCCTGCCCCCTACATCCATTTGGGGGGCGATGAGATTCCCCTGGACCGTTGGGTCGCCTGCCCTGACTGCCAGAAGAGAAAAAAAGCACTGCTCTTATCCGATGAGAAAGCCTTGCTGCGATGGTTTTGCAACGAAATGACTATGCATGCGGCAAGCCTGGGAAAACAGGTAATCCTCTACAACGATTACCTGGACCAAGATTATAACAAGAATATCATCACGCAGGTGTGGAACCCGCTGCTGGATGCCTCCTTATCAGAGCACCCTGCGATTATGAGTGACTATTTCCATACGTATCTGGATATGGACCATACATTGCTTCCCCTACAGGTGGTCTATCGCTATGGCAAGCAATTGCAAACTGAAAAGGATGCAAATCTGTTCGGTGCAGAGCTCATGCTGTGGACCGAGTACATCTGTACTCGAGCAGAGAGGGACTTGCATCTGTTCCCACGCCTGATTGCAGGTGCCGAGTCCTTTTGGACACACCAAGGCCAGCATGACTATCGTCGGTTTGTGGATATATTTGGCCGGTATGGTGAGCAATTTCTCCCGCCTGAGACACATATCACACCCAGAAAGCAGTGGAACAGTTGCTTCATCATCTCTGTACTCCAACGGTACAAGCGTAGGCGAAGAGTGAAGCGAAACAGCAAGAAAGCTGGTATTGCTCTCTCCTAA
- a CDS encoding carbohydrate ABC transporter permease, with the protein MKKTITLGKILSYVLMITFTLLTIIPLAWMILSAFKPHALIVRHPLSPPLTWYVQNFILAWTQGHLGIYFVNSTIYSLVATFFTVFFAMSSGYALSKFHYKSSRFVSLLYTLGLLITVHSVIVPLFIMETRLGLSNTRLGVILPYIAFGLPFQVFLATTYIKGIPDAMQESAIIDGATFFQVFMNIIIPVATPIISTMFIYTFLGNWNEFILVLTLTSDLTVRSLPVGINSFAGGMSRDYGLQFAALVIGTVPMIVFYLIFKDKIAQGFAAGALKE; encoded by the coding sequence ATGAAAAAAACCATTACCTTGGGAAAAATCCTCTCCTATGTACTGATGATTACCTTCACCTTGCTTACGATCATCCCCTTGGCATGGATGATTCTCAGTGCCTTCAAGCCGCATGCCCTGATCGTACGCCATCCGCTTTCCCCGCCTCTTACGTGGTATGTACAGAATTTCATCCTTGCCTGGACACAGGGGCATTTGGGCATTTACTTCGTCAACAGTACCATCTACTCCCTGGTTGCCACGTTCTTTACCGTGTTCTTTGCCATGAGCAGCGGCTATGCCCTCTCCAAGTTCCATTACAAAAGCAGCCGCTTCGTCTCCCTGCTCTATACGTTGGGACTGCTCATTACCGTACACTCGGTAATTGTTCCCTTGTTCATCATGGAGACAAGGCTGGGCCTTTCTAATACCCGGTTGGGAGTAATTCTGCCCTATATTGCCTTCGGCCTCCCGTTTCAGGTATTTCTTGCTACCACGTATATCAAAGGGATTCCCGATGCCATGCAGGAGTCGGCCATCATCGATGGGGCCACGTTCTTTCAGGTATTCATGAACATAATCATTCCAGTTGCCACCCCCATTATCTCCACCATGTTCATCTATACCTTCTTGGGGAACTGGAATGAATTCATTCTGGTCCTGACGTTGACCAGCGACCTTACCGTACGATCACTGCCGGTCGGGATCAACAGCTTTGCCGGCGGAATGTCCCGTGATTACGGCCTGCAGTTTGCTGCATTGGTTATCGGCACGGTGCCGATGATCGTCTTCTATCTGATTTTCAAAGACAAAATTGCCCAAGGCTTTGCAGCCGGGGCATTAAAGGAATAA
- a CDS encoding carbohydrate ABC transporter permease, translating to MTFSQQKRMSYYILLAPGLLLFAAIIIFPVAYSFSLSFTSFGGYGKPAFIGLDNYAKIIGDEVFRHSLRNNLLIVAVSVFGQIPLGFLLAFLLHRNMVRNGKFYQTMIFLPITISPVVVALLWNQIFSASGMVVAIIRKLTGESQYVMRIFENQQMAIYPILFVLLWMHTGTYMIIFYANLQKMTPSLLEAAQIDGASESQMLRRIILPSMVGTIATTAIFAISGSLKAFDLIYSMTGGGPAHFTEVIAIYMYINTFKYYKYGFGSAASMIIVLLAVGLILILQYISRKFERRFE from the coding sequence ATGACTTTCTCACAACAAAAACGGATGAGTTACTATATCCTGCTGGCCCCGGGTCTGCTTCTGTTCGCCGCAATCATCATTTTTCCGGTGGCCTACAGCTTCTCGTTGAGCTTCACCTCCTTCGGAGGGTATGGAAAGCCTGCGTTTATCGGGTTGGATAACTATGCGAAGATCATCGGCGACGAAGTCTTTCGTCACTCCCTGAGAAACAACCTTTTGATCGTAGCCGTCTCGGTGTTCGGCCAGATCCCCTTGGGCTTTCTCTTGGCATTCCTCTTACACCGGAACATGGTCCGTAACGGCAAGTTCTACCAGACCATGATTTTCTTACCCATTACCATCTCCCCGGTTGTGGTTGCCCTCTTGTGGAATCAGATATTTTCAGCATCGGGAATGGTGGTAGCCATAATCAGAAAATTGACGGGCGAAAGCCAGTATGTCATGCGGATATTCGAAAACCAGCAAATGGCTATTTACCCCATACTCTTTGTCCTGCTTTGGATGCATACCGGAACGTATATGATTATTTTCTATGCAAACCTGCAGAAAATGACACCTTCCCTCCTGGAAGCGGCACAAATCGATGGGGCAAGCGAATCGCAGATGCTCAGAAGAATCATTCTTCCCAGCATGGTGGGCACCATCGCTACCACTGCCATCTTTGCCATCTCGGGAAGCCTGAAGGCTTTCGACCTCATTTATTCCATGACCGGTGGCGGGCCCGCGCATTTCACCGAAGTGATCGCCATCTACATGTATATCAACACCTTCAAGTATTACAAATACGGCTTCGGCAGTGCCGCCTCGATGATTATTGTCCTGTTGGCAGTTGGTTTGATTCTTATCCTGCAATACATCAGCAGGAAATTTGAACGTCGGTTCGAGTAG
- a CDS encoding ABC transporter substrate-binding protein, whose product MNMKRLLSMVFIALFLVPLMLFAAGTKEQAKDAGDGVTTLSVYHFLDQTDKTTAPNFQYLVDVFEKANPNIKLTFEYGYGEAFHDKLQTMAMSGQLPDVVLLYPGERTSQVTNAGLVQDLRPYLAGHEDEFADMAMQGQGKNGEIWELPEDISITSIMFTNNRLLKELGLTLPKTYEELLAQGPKIRAAGLIPISIANKDAWPMQSCVAGMLVERTCGLEWFDKAIAGQARFDDPEFVYAMEIIKELTDKEMLSPGTNQLAYGQGLDDFVQEKAVYFIDGGWTVNNMIGELTVEQKAYMSLESFPDVPNQKGQSLSTSATAGQGFGMNAKLNKAESEAAWKWIWFYSGPEGSAIRQRFGRLPAYKLDEPKDADPMIQKLVAYAGKVPMGYVMDSVLAAEPIGTFNINLQNMMFGTKTPKQVAQELEAMVTAIGR is encoded by the coding sequence ATGAACATGAAACGATTGCTCAGCATGGTTTTCATCGCATTGTTCTTGGTTCCACTCATGCTGTTTGCAGCTGGGACCAAAGAACAAGCAAAGGATGCAGGGGATGGTGTCACCACCTTGTCTGTATATCATTTCCTCGATCAGACGGATAAAACCACCGCTCCCAATTTCCAGTATCTGGTGGATGTGTTTGAAAAGGCCAATCCGAATATCAAGCTCACCTTTGAGTATGGCTATGGCGAAGCGTTCCATGACAAGCTGCAAACCATGGCGATGAGCGGCCAATTGCCCGATGTCGTACTGCTGTACCCCGGCGAGAGAACAAGCCAGGTTACGAATGCAGGCTTGGTACAGGACTTGCGCCCCTACCTTGCAGGACACGAGGACGAGTTTGCTGATATGGCAATGCAAGGCCAAGGCAAGAACGGAGAGATCTGGGAACTGCCCGAGGACATCAGCATTACCTCGATCATGTTTACCAACAACCGCCTGTTGAAGGAACTGGGTCTCACCCTTCCCAAGACCTATGAAGAGCTGTTGGCACAGGGACCCAAAATCAGGGCAGCAGGTCTTATTCCCATTTCCATCGCCAATAAGGATGCTTGGCCCATGCAGTCCTGCGTAGCAGGTATGCTGGTTGAGAGAACCTGCGGCTTGGAATGGTTCGACAAAGCTATTGCCGGTCAGGCTCGCTTTGACGACCCCGAATTTGTGTATGCCATGGAAATTATCAAAGAGCTCACCGACAAGGAAATGCTCTCACCGGGAACAAACCAACTGGCCTACGGCCAAGGATTGGATGACTTTGTCCAGGAAAAGGCTGTGTACTTCATCGACGGCGGTTGGACGGTGAACAACATGATCGGAGAACTCACTGTCGAGCAGAAGGCATACATGAGTCTTGAGTCATTCCCCGACGTCCCCAACCAGAAAGGCCAAAGCCTTTCCACTTCGGCGACTGCAGGCCAGGGCTTCGGCATGAACGCAAAGCTCAACAAGGCAGAGTCGGAAGCGGCATGGAAGTGGATATGGTTCTACTCCGGTCCTGAAGGCTCAGCGATCAGGCAGAGATTCGGCAGATTGCCCGCCTACAAGCTTGACGAGCCCAAGGATGCTGATCCCATGATCCAGAAGCTGGTAGCCTATGCAGGCAAGGTCCCCATGGGCTATGTCATGGATTCCGTGCTTGCTGCAGAACCCATTGGAACGTTCAATATCAACCTTCAGAACATGATGTTTGGTACCAAGACGCCCAAGCAGGTCGCCCAGGAACTCGAAGCCATGGTCACAGCCATCGGTCGGTAG
- a CDS encoding ROK family transcriptional regulator, which produces MDSPHRTRLINSSRIIHRLWIEDELSRAELASRLGLNRSSVSNIVVDLMQRGIVRENETIDPGPKGGRRAIGITLNKEYFHVIGIEIRSDSYTALSIDLEGNVLFSETQPKGFTAKTFKAELLSFIESITQRLNHDGRHLLGVGIGFSGIVDAQRQVIIRSVSLDFNKPFDFYGEVASAFPFPVFLENDANCGAWGEVIFQRKRKLRNFLFVLIEFWKAYDVHTGLARPTVGLGFGFDGKIYRGSNNRAGEFKSVLNRDLNSSEQVVVDRTISVTENKEALQAYLGELCENLAFLINTLDIAHVFIGGNVEAIETSMPDMLRYALRANSLDHSDGGTQIQFSSLGYQAVSFGAAALVLDKVLMNLEPLSDYATQKVLPLFHLLA; this is translated from the coding sequence ATGGACAGTCCTCACAGAACCAGACTCATAAATTCCTCCCGCATCATTCATCGCCTGTGGATAGAGGATGAACTCAGCAGGGCCGAGCTTGCTTCTCGTTTGGGGCTCAACCGCTCTTCAGTCTCCAACATTGTTGTCGACCTCATGCAGCGCGGGATTGTCAGGGAGAATGAAACCATAGATCCCGGTCCGAAAGGCGGAAGAAGGGCTATCGGCATTACGCTGAACAAGGAGTACTTCCATGTTATCGGCATTGAGATCCGGTCGGACTCCTATACCGCCCTCTCCATCGACTTGGAAGGCAACGTACTGTTCTCAGAGACACAGCCCAAAGGCTTCACAGCCAAAACCTTCAAGGCTGAGCTATTGTCGTTCATAGAGAGTATCACCCAGCGGCTGAATCACGATGGACGTCACTTGTTGGGAGTCGGAATAGGCTTCTCAGGCATAGTAGATGCCCAGCGGCAAGTAATTATCCGCTCCGTATCGCTGGACTTCAACAAGCCCTTTGACTTCTATGGTGAAGTTGCCTCGGCCTTCCCCTTCCCCGTTTTCTTGGAAAACGATGCCAACTGTGGAGCATGGGGGGAAGTCATATTCCAACGAAAGCGGAAACTTCGCAACTTCCTGTTCGTCCTCATCGAGTTCTGGAAAGCCTACGACGTACACACCGGCCTTGCAAGGCCGACGGTGGGCCTTGGTTTCGGCTTCGACGGGAAAATCTATCGGGGCAGCAACAACCGGGCAGGAGAGTTCAAGAGCGTACTCAACCGCGACCTCAACTCCTCAGAGCAAGTGGTGGTGGACAGAACTATCTCAGTTACCGAGAACAAGGAAGCGCTACAGGCATACCTGGGTGAATTGTGTGAGAACCTGGCATTTCTGATCAACACGCTGGATATCGCGCATGTCTTTATCGGAGGCAATGTAGAGGCCATCGAAACCAGCATGCCCGATATGCTGCGCTATGCCCTTCGGGCAAACTCGCTGGACCACAGTGACGGGGGAACGCAGATACAGTTCTCGTCCCTGGGCTACCAAGCCGTCTCCTTCGGAGCAGCGGCTCTGGTACTGGACAAAGTGTTGATGAACCTGGAACCACTTTCGGACTATGCAACACAGAAAGTGCTTCCCCTATTCCATCTGTTAGCGTAA
- a CDS encoding AAA family ATPase, giving the protein MLTRLYLDNFKSLIDFSFPPKKDIQDIPAFSCLVGLNGSGKSTILQAFDFLAQLPQGRIDSWLDKRGWKHEELTSKFTKKTTITFSISLLYQGKSVVWSGTYNKQAIRCTQEKVTEDDKTIFSVQDGKLNIFIAGESSAIPVKDLLYQGSILSVYKFDVQKAPAIGAIFSFSQGMKSLELLNPQLIKTRSRAADDVGIGGEKLTAFFHGLSTENKRTILTQLQAFYPQVTSILSSSLRAGWKTITVSESFENGSKNRLETETTHLNDGMLRILTIISQMQTNHTCLLLDEIENGINPELVERLMDYLVNSKKQVIVTTHSPMVLNYLEDQVAQNGVFLVYRNAAGYTRCGRYFQSNRTREKLRLLGPGEVFVDTTMQEVSSDLEYEFT; this is encoded by the coding sequence ATGCTCACGAGATTGTATCTTGATAATTTCAAGTCTCTTATAGATTTCTCATTTCCTCCTAAAAAGGATATCCAAGATATTCCAGCCTTCTCATGCCTTGTCGGCTTGAATGGCAGCGGTAAATCCACAATCCTGCAGGCTTTCGACTTTCTTGCTCAACTCCCCCAAGGTCGTATTGATTCCTGGCTTGATAAACGTGGTTGGAAACACGAAGAACTTACAAGTAAATTTACAAAAAAAACTACCATCACATTCAGTATCTCTTTATTGTACCAAGGCAAATCAGTAGTTTGGAGCGGTACGTACAACAAGCAAGCCATCCGATGCACCCAGGAAAAAGTAACAGAAGACGATAAAACCATTTTTTCGGTGCAGGACGGTAAATTGAACATATTCATTGCTGGAGAATCATCTGCTATTCCAGTAAAAGACTTACTCTACCAAGGGTCAATTCTCAGTGTGTATAAATTTGATGTACAGAAGGCTCCCGCCATTGGCGCCATTTTTAGTTTTTCACAAGGAATGAAATCTCTGGAACTCTTAAATCCTCAATTGATTAAAACTCGTAGTAGAGCAGCTGATGATGTGGGAATCGGAGGGGAAAAGCTCACTGCATTCTTCCATGGGCTCTCAACTGAGAACAAGCGAACAATTCTTACACAGTTGCAAGCGTTCTACCCACAAGTAACTTCCATACTCTCATCCTCACTCAGAGCAGGCTGGAAGACCATCACTGTAAGTGAATCATTTGAGAACGGCAGTAAAAACCGACTAGAGACTGAAACAACGCATCTCAATGATGGCATGTTAAGAATCTTAACCATCATCTCACAGATGCAAACCAACCACACATGCCTCTTGCTGGACGAAATAGAAAATGGAATCAACCCTGAATTGGTTGAACGCTTGATGGATTATTTAGTCAATAGCAAGAAACAGGTAATTGTCACTACGCATAGCCCAATGGTTCTTAATTATCTGGAAGATCAAGTCGCCCAAAATGGTGTTTTCCTTGTCTATCGCAATGCAGCCGGCTATACCCGCTGCGGTCGTTATTTCCAAAGTAATCGAACCCGAGAAAAACTCAGGCTCCTAGGACCGGGAGAAGTATTCGTCGATACCACCATGCAAGAGGTGTCATCAGATCTGGAGTATGAATTCACATGA
- a CDS encoding IS1/IS1595 family N-terminal zinc-binding domain-containing protein has translation MPKHITSSRKETPWTGKDDATPLQSFIDAINLSNYKKKHPSISDTEESELLNSYAPQECRYCQSLKIQKYGFTSNHVRRYRCSDCERTFTVTTGTIFDNHKIPISEWVDYLLGLFRMQSFNSVSKSNRNSDTTTNYWTSKLCLTLRGYQDTIVLRGKAYIDETFYKLRKEDIQMKEDGLQYRGLSRNQICMGIGCDLSGHVFCTIEGNGKTSSKKTLEAFLHHIEPGTTLVHDREKSHDSLVKDLHLVSEAHSSKSLKGLPDKENPMNEINQRCRQLKQFLNSHSGFDRANLSDYLNLFCFLLSILPTTRTKRLKLYSTGFSKTLFRSVTERNTQTNALFAVGDQHCAKEGLKMFGQSD, from the coding sequence ATGCCCAAGCATATCACTTCATCCAGGAAGGAGACACCCTGGACCGGCAAGGACGATGCGACCCCGTTGCAATCATTCATTGATGCAATCAATCTGTCCAACTACAAGAAGAAGCATCCCTCAATTTCGGACACCGAAGAAAGTGAGCTTCTCAACTCCTATGCACCCCAGGAGTGCCGGTATTGCCAGAGCCTCAAGATCCAGAAATACGGATTCACGAGCAACCATGTCAGACGTTACCGGTGTTCGGATTGCGAAAGGACTTTCACGGTCACAACGGGCACCATATTCGACAACCACAAGATACCCATAAGCGAATGGGTGGATTATCTGCTCGGCTTGTTCAGGATGCAGAGCTTCAACTCAGTATCGAAATCAAACAGAAACAGCGACACAACAACGAATTACTGGACATCCAAACTCTGCCTTACACTCAGGGGATACCAAGATACTATTGTTCTCAGGGGAAAAGCTTACATCGATGAGACCTTCTACAAGCTGAGGAAAGAAGATATCCAGATGAAGGAGGATGGGCTGCAGTATCGTGGTCTATCACGAAACCAGATCTGCATGGGGATAGGATGCGATCTCTCCGGCCATGTTTTCTGTACCATCGAGGGGAACGGAAAGACATCCTCCAAGAAAACGTTGGAGGCATTCCTTCATCATATCGAGCCAGGGACAACCCTTGTCCATGATAGAGAGAAAAGCCATGACAGTCTGGTGAAAGACCTGCACTTGGTGAGTGAAGCTCATAGCTCGAAGTCGCTCAAAGGCTTGCCTGACAAGGAAAATCCAATGAACGAAATCAACCAGCGCTGTCGACAGCTCAAGCAGTTCCTGAACTCGCATTCCGGTTTTGACAGAGCCAATCTCTCTGATTACTTGAACCTCTTTTGCTTTTTATTGTCAATCCTCCCAACGACCCGTACAAAAAGATTGAAACTCTACTCAACAGGGTTTTCGAAAACCCTATTTCGCTCAGTTACAGAGAGAAATACTCAAACTAACGCTCTATTTGCAGTTGGCGACCAACACTGTGCAAAAGAGGGTTTAAAAATGTTTGGGCAAAGTGATTAG
- a CDS encoding helix-turn-helix domain-containing protein gives MSKVLASTPTGKVIKEYLDSYEITQKELSQRTGISEKHLSHVLNGTSRLTEETALKLEKVLTGVPASYWLNYETKYREAVAREQSPAYSADSKELQLIAKRFKFNEVFKDFGWSLQKQADQMLSLLQISDFSQFERVYATMGVSCMQDGGTLEAIAIWLNLCREEVEVQNEHLENQYNEVLLKTLLPKLKVIANTSDAPASLTEARELLNQAGIYLVIHEPISQAKIRGALSTYKKHPAIYLSLRFKTHDHAWFALMHEIGHLVLHYSKKEPIITLDIENGIQDEKEQAANHFAQTFLNPLLHSVGRQLQIER, from the coding sequence ATGAGCAAAGTTCTAGCGAGCACTCCAACAGGAAAAGTAATTAAAGAATATCTAGACTCCTATGAAATCACTCAGAAGGAGTTGTCACAAAGAACGGGAATTAGTGAAAAACACTTGTCACATGTACTCAACGGGACAAGTAGACTGACCGAAGAAACAGCCTTGAAATTAGAAAAGGTTTTGACCGGAGTCCCTGCTTCGTACTGGTTGAATTATGAAACAAAATACCGAGAGGCGGTAGCTAGGGAACAAAGCCCCGCATATTCAGCAGATTCAAAAGAATTACAGCTCATTGCCAAGAGATTCAAATTCAATGAAGTCTTCAAAGATTTTGGATGGAGTCTCCAAAAGCAAGCTGATCAAATGCTATCCTTACTTCAGATCAGCGATTTCTCTCAGTTTGAGAGGGTCTATGCAACGATGGGTGTCTCGTGTATGCAAGATGGGGGCACTCTCGAAGCTATTGCAATTTGGCTGAATCTTTGTCGTGAAGAGGTAGAGGTACAGAATGAGCATCTTGAGAATCAGTATAACGAAGTTCTCCTGAAAACTCTGTTACCGAAATTAAAAGTAATTGCCAATACTAGTGATGCTCCAGCATCCCTCACTGAGGCACGGGAGCTGTTGAACCAAGCAGGAATTTATCTGGTAATACATGAGCCCATTTCCCAAGCAAAAATCAGAGGGGCACTATCCACCTACAAGAAACATCCCGCCATCTATTTGAGCTTACGGTTCAAGACACATGATCATGCATGGTTTGCTCTCATGCATGAAATCGGCCATCTTGTCCTACACTATTCCAAAAAAGAACCAATAATCACTCTCGATATCGAAAATGGAATTCAAGATGAGAAGGAACAGGCAGCTAATCACTTTGCCCAAACATTTTTAAACCCTCTTTTGCACAGTGTTGGTCGCCAACTGCAAATAGAGCGTTAG
- a CDS encoding type II toxin-antitoxin system RelE/ParE family toxin, whose protein sequence is MDVYFASRKDELVLTNERLRKSKHGNIADSIGNRLAEFEAANSLEEIPMTPPPRRHKLSGNMANYWSVDVSKNYRIIFEPYGTWSEHDLSSITKIKILQICDYH, encoded by the coding sequence TTGGATGTCTATTTTGCTTCCAGAAAAGATGAGTTGGTCTTAACCAATGAACGGTTGCGCAAATCCAAGCATGGAAATATTGCAGATTCGATAGGTAATAGGTTGGCGGAATTTGAAGCAGCAAACTCACTTGAAGAAATACCTATGACACCTCCTCCAAGACGTCATAAGCTATCAGGAAACATGGCAAACTATTGGAGCGTTGATGTCTCCAAGAATTATCGAATTATCTTTGAGCCGTATGGCACATGGTCTGAACATGATCTCTCATCCATCACAAAAATCAAGATTTTACAAATTTGTGATTATCACTAA
- a CDS encoding N-acetylglucosamine kinase → MSSPYFFGLDGGGTQSRLAVCDSVGHVVVEVYGGATNLYTGKPEQVAQNLKALFSQVEAYFPFAGGCIGSAGLGREREKALFREMLAVLLPGVPVYLCSDGEILLVGGLAGLEGYALISGTGSLALSRSSDGTLLRAGGFGYLLGDEGSAYWIAHQALIRSLRSLEHRDLNTNMLGSLVEGCSLSKAEDLIAYVHREASKADIAKLAPLVTVFAKEGDPLATDILQCAAKELVALVVSVQNPAITAKELVLAGGVLEKDPLVRPLFMQALREALPQLQIITARGTALAGACLLARTNFSRTSL, encoded by the coding sequence GTGAGCAGCCCCTACTTCTTCGGCCTTGACGGGGGTGGGACCCAGAGCCGTCTGGCTGTCTGTGACTCTGTAGGGCATGTGGTGGTGGAGGTGTATGGTGGAGCCACCAATCTCTATACGGGTAAGCCTGAGCAGGTAGCGCAGAATCTGAAAGCGTTGTTCTCACAGGTAGAGGCTTACTTCCCCTTTGCAGGTGGATGTATCGGCTCTGCAGGGCTGGGAAGAGAGCGGGAGAAGGCTCTTTTCAGGGAAATGCTTGCTGTTTTACTGCCTGGGGTACCCGTGTACCTCTGCAGCGACGGAGAGATTTTGTTGGTGGGAGGCTTGGCTGGGTTGGAAGGCTATGCGCTGATAAGCGGGACAGGAAGCCTTGCCCTGAGCAGAAGCTCTGATGGCACTCTTTTGCGTGCAGGCGGATTCGGCTACCTGCTTGGCGATGAAGGCTCTGCCTATTGGATAGCCCACCAGGCTCTTATTCGTTCACTGCGGTCTTTGGAACACAGAGACTTGAACACCAATATGCTAGGTTCCCTGGTGGAAGGTTGCTCCCTCTCCAAGGCAGAGGACCTCATTGCCTATGTACACCGAGAGGCCTCCAAGGCCGATATTGCCAAGCTTGCCCCCTTGGTGACGGTGTTTGCCAAGGAAGGCGATCCTTTGGCAACCGATATTCTTCAGTGTGCAGCCAAAGAACTGGTTGCCTTGGTGGTGTCGGTACAGAATCCTGCCATTACAGCCAAGGAGCTTGTGCTGGCTGGGGGAGTGCTGGAGAAAGATCCGCTGGTGCGACCGCTGTTTATGCAAGCATTGAGAGAAGCTCTTCCACAGCTGCAGATTATTACAGCTCGAGGGACTGCATTAGCAGGTGCTTGCCTGCTGGCTAGAACAAACTTCTCAAGAACAAGCCTGTGA